A DNA window from Acinetobacter sp. 10FS3-1 contains the following coding sequences:
- the ybgC gene encoding tol-pal system-associated acyl-CoA thioesterase translates to MANHFEFNIRVYIEDTDAGGIVYHANHIRYMERTRTEWLRAAGVSHYWHQSDYNFVVHKISVKYMRPILMDDLITVTARVISCKASSFVLQQNIYRGEIMLASGEVELACISAEMKPRRLPDEIRELIRKELEQD, encoded by the coding sequence ATGGCGAATCACTTTGAATTCAATATCCGCGTCTATATTGAAGATACTGATGCGGGTGGCATTGTCTATCACGCCAACCATATTCGCTATATGGAACGTACCCGTACCGAATGGTTACGTGCGGCTGGCGTCAGTCATTACTGGCATCAGTCCGACTATAACTTTGTTGTGCACAAAATTAGCGTGAAGTATATGCGTCCAATTTTAATGGATGATTTAATTACTGTTACTGCACGTGTCATTTCATGTAAAGCTTCATCATTTGTATTGCAACAAAATATTTATCGTGGTGAAATCATGCTTGCATCTGGCGAGGTAGAGTTGGCATGTATTAGTGCAGAAATGAAACCGCGTCGACTTCCAGATGAAATACGCGAACTGATTCGAAAAGAATTGGAACAAGACTAA
- the tolQ gene encoding protein TolQ yields the protein MATQLESSLQISDLILQASPVVQLVMLSLLLASLYSWYLIAKLYMSYKKAQAEDQHFQKIFWSGAELKTLYNNAQLNSKRTGLEDIFYQGLGEFLKLKKRHAPTTQSIEGTERILRVGLSRDQGQLEQGLGALASIGSVAPYVGLFGTVWGIMNAFIGLADVEQVTLATVAPGIAEALIATAIGLFAAIPAVLAFNHFTAKGETLYSDRALFAEEMVALLQRQSVGVTQDTN from the coding sequence ATGGCAACTCAGTTAGAATCATCTCTTCAAATTTCAGATCTTATTTTACAAGCAAGCCCTGTCGTACAACTGGTGATGCTTTCTTTGCTGTTAGCCTCATTGTACAGCTGGTATCTGATTGCCAAGTTATATATGAGCTATAAAAAGGCTCAGGCTGAAGACCAGCATTTCCAGAAAATTTTCTGGTCAGGTGCCGAACTGAAAACCTTGTATAACAATGCCCAGCTGAATTCTAAACGTACCGGTCTTGAAGATATTTTCTATCAAGGTCTGGGTGAGTTCCTGAAACTGAAAAAGCGTCATGCGCCGACTACCCAGTCCATTGAAGGCACAGAGCGTATTCTGCGTGTCGGCCTCAGTCGTGATCAGGGACAACTTGAACAGGGACTGGGAGCTTTGGCCAGCATTGGCTCAGTTGCACCCTATGTCGGTCTTTTTGGTACGGTCTGGGGCATCATGAATGCCTTTATTGGCTTGGCTGATGTCGAGCAGGTAACGCTGGCGACCGTTGCACCAGGCATTGCAGAAGCGCTGATTGCTACAGCCATTGGCCTGTTTGCAGCAATTCCAGCTGTATTGGCTTTTAACCATTTCACCGCTAAAGGCGAAACCCTGTACTCAGATCGTGCCCTGTTTGCTGAAGAAATGGTGGCGCTGCTGCAACGTCAGTCGGTGGGCGTAACACAGGACACGAACTAA
- the tolR gene encoding protein TolR, which produces MAIQGAGRFARIKKPLKSDMNVVPYIDVMLVLLVIFMVTAPMITSGIKVDLPQANGLPIESKDAPTIVTLKEDGTYYLDYKNQTTGPVTLAELSQTLVEAQTEAEKNNKLLNVVINGHTTRPYGDVMALMSSLQDAGLSQVGLLTKPLE; this is translated from the coding sequence ATGGCTATTCAAGGTGCAGGACGCTTTGCGCGTATTAAAAAACCACTGAAAAGTGACATGAATGTTGTACCTTATATTGATGTCATGCTGGTACTTCTGGTTATTTTCATGGTGACGGCTCCCATGATTACCAGCGGTATTAAAGTTGACTTGCCTCAGGCCAATGGTCTACCCATCGAATCTAAAGATGCACCCACTATTGTCACGCTGAAAGAAGATGGAACCTATTATCTGGACTACAAAAACCAGACCACAGGCCCAGTCACACTAGCTGAGTTGAGCCAGACTTTGGTGGAAGCGCAGACCGAGGCTGAGAAGAATAACAAGCTGCTGAATGTCGTGATCAACGGTCATACCACCCGTCCTTATGGCGATGTCATGGCGCTGATGTCGAGCCTGCAAGATGCCGGTCT